Proteins encoded by one window of Mastacembelus armatus chromosome 23, fMasArm1.2, whole genome shotgun sequence:
- the LOC113142102 gene encoding microtubule-associated protein futsch-like isoform X7: protein MQCNLTALKELIEYPQIMMKVAATCTKNEDESPVVLTSVSGMTLDELKEKYSSLMTNCSLPPEAYKSPWLNINSNLDNIDKVPGVSWGLKCTMEQDRGDIGQKSHMAVGQDSVPGVTNVSEDFQTKSSSVVSKKIFDPTSTIENQDMNTKNKEGVEAQHCHSTCREVIEHIKLNTSVATSWEGVRKDLVSMCSQTDLKAVRLRNKVKNLQIKHLEEHSVNILKDPQYEDISDDPPNTDEESCFPPCSDYPQYEDISDDENSQMNLAVETPSLKRVREPNNRLSFENEDYGPVQGQAQMETEVISDEEAEKQVSLKTGTLNIAQQSSCPGFVETEDGLEHQAANISNTCGPSSFLMEDDNWVVIPISMSDLTFESEDGIHGDPEKVVLEEKETENKERQDNTSPMHSDLQCPDQKTATKFSVLEVFDTVESFRQAKTEQFCRRSGVASGGMPEMAEEPCISQNRRESYLESDDSCDTEDSCDYSSVSERNYLTVPRQLLRSATLNPEADDSECEKESEHEATNVQKVQNGSSSNFDCTQKAEDLLETKPISKPETVTQEISEKDDLIIIDSSDTDDEIEKHWQKGATRNRRFSSGSKDAESIDIVKDACSNPAYSAKMSKGLIETNDGCENVQHETSQQNISQKESVVILDSDTEDECAQKYRKTGVSSGVSSGSVGGGSARKCGHLNEVKGCSEHVQQKANKQTSSKRKSFHDSDSKKHISKKKTIAKPLSSASVSTGSALFDKQNRQSTETVNSFCGTANEMPNKKISVSSKDSPGKLPHTVNKEADSNPVVSRLFVGKGVQSSGCLELSKKSEDHRQGKAETLAPVSPTETGRNTDLCEKNASHLYKNRFVSRPKPVNDEHCETRKVQAHGTKSRLDSRQLSLLSPEGPSISTHSSISTGGQMCEPRQYSTSSGVLSQCQEISTFSRLSKFKESISVPRQHMSSSKLKHSHSYSSAPTYPNSPTKAPSSSANTQSSARKQVTNDWNKSFFPTRRDKKISLVTGEAWRNSSCDSSREERPGPVHHNRALGRRHSLYESAPPLMKKTKFEAIQLRKAMTRDTTKEEGVFFSDLLKWIFVCNKFIHF, encoded by the exons ATGCAATGCAAT CTGACTGCACTGAAGGAGCTGATTG AATATCCACAAATTATGATGAAAGTTGCTGCCACTTGCACAAAGAATGAAGACGAGAGTCCAGTGGTTCTCACGTCAGTGTCTGGAATGACCTTGGATGAGCTGAAAGAGAAGTACAGCAGCTTAATGACTAACTGCAGCTTGCCACCAGAAGCATACAAGTCTCCTTGGTTAAACATCAACAGTAATTTGGATAACATAGACAAAGTTCCTGGTGTTTCCTGGGGTCTCAAATGCACAATGGAGCAGGACAGAGGAGATATTGGTCAAAAATCGCACATGGCAGTTGGACAGGACAGTGTGCCAGGTGTTACTAATGTTTCAGAGGATTTTCAAACCAAGTCAAGTTCAGTGGtatctaaaaaaatatttgatccCACGTCTACCATTGAAAATCAAGATATGAATACAAAAAACAAGGAGGGCGTTGAAGCTCAACATTGCCATAGTACCTGTAGGGAAGTTATTGAACATATTAAGTTAAATACATCAGTTGCTACAAGTTGGGAAGGTGTGAGGAAGGATTTGGTTTCTATGTGTtcacaaactgatttaaagGCAGTACGGTTGcgaaacaaagtaaaaaatctGCAGATCAAACATCTTGAAGAACactctgtgaatattttaaaagatcCACAATACGAAGACATTTCTGATGACCCTCCAAACACAGATGAGGAATCATGCTTCCCACCATGCTCTGATTATCCCCAATATGAAGATATAAGTGATGATGAAAATTCACAGATGAATTTGGCTGTGGAGACTCCTTCACTTAAACGAGTACGTGAACCCAATAATAGGCTGTCTTTTGAAAACGAAGACTATGGACCTGTGCAGGGCCAGGCGCAAATGGAGACGGAAGTAATTTCAGATGAGGAAGCAGAGAAGCAGGTTTCATTGAAAACTGGAACATTGAATATAGCACAGCAGAGCTCTTGTCCAGGTTTTGTTGAAACTGAGGATGGTTTAGAACATCAAGCAGCGAATATCTCAAATACATGTGGTCCCTCGTCTTTCTTGATGGAGGATGATAACTGGGTTGTCATACCAATAAGCATGTCAGATCTTACATTTGAATCTGAAGATGGAATCCATGGCGACCCAGAAAAAGTTGTGCTAGaggaaaaagaaactgaaaataaagaaagacaAGATAACACAAGTCCAATGCACAGTGACTTACAGTGCCCAGATCAAAAAACAGCTACTAAGTTCTCTGTGTTAGAGGTGTTTGACACAGTTGAGAGCTTTCGACAAGCAAAAACTGAGCAGTTCTGTAGAAGGTCTGGAGTGGCATCAGGCGGGATGCCTGAAATGGCAGAAGAACCCTGTATATCTCAGAACAGGAGAGAGTCCTACTTGGAGTCAGACGATAGCTGTGACACTGAAGATAGTTGTGATTACTCTTCTGTATCAGAACGCAACTATTTAACAGTGCCCAGGCAGTTGTTGAGGTCAGCAACTCTAAACCCAGAAGCAGATGATTCTGAgtgtgaaaaagaaagtgaacaTGAGGCTACGAATGTGCAAAAAGTTCAAAACGGGAGCTCAAGCAATTTTGACTGTACACAAAAGGCGGAAGATCTGCTTGAAACCAAACCTATCTCAAAACCTGAGACTGTTACACAAGAGATCTCAGAAAAAGATGATCTAATAATTATTGATTCCTCTGACACAGACGATGAAATTGAGAAACACTGGCAAAAGGGGGCTACAAGAAACAGACGCTTTTCTTCAGGCTCTAAGGATGCAGAGTCTATCGATATAGTAAAGGATGCATGCTCTAACCCAGCATACAGTGCAAAAATGAGCAAGGGACTGATTGAAACCAATGATGGCTGTGAGAATGTTCAACATGAGACCAGCCagcaaaatatttcacaaaaagaaaGTGTAGTAATCCTCGACTCTGACACAGAGGATGAGTGTGCCCAAAAGTACAGAAAGACAGGGGTCTCCTCAGGGGTCTCCTCAGGGTCAGTGGGTGGTGGCAGTGCCAGAAAGTGTGGACATCTGAATGAAGTGAAAGGCTGCTCTGAGCATGTTCAACAAAAggccaacaaacaaacaagctcaAAAAGGAAAAGTTTCCATGATTCTGATTCTAAAAAACATATCAGCAAAAAGAAGACAATTGCAAAGCCTCTGTCATCAGCCTCAGTGAGCACTGGCAGTGCCTTGTTtgataaacaaaacagacaatcGACTGAAACTGTGAACAGTTTTTGTGGAACAGCCAATGAAATGCCCAACAAAAAAATTAGTGTGTCATCTAAAGACTCACCAGGGAAGCTGCCTCATACTGTAAACAAAGAGGCAGACTCAAACCCTGTGGTTTCTCGCCTTTTTGTTGGCAAAGGTGTCCAAAGTAGTGGTTGCTTGGAGCTTTCAAAAAAATCGGAAGATCACAGGCAGGGTAAAGCTGAAACTCTGGCTCCAGTCAGTCCCACAGAAACGGGAAGAAACACTGACCTCTGTGAAAAGAATGCATCACATTTGtacaaaaatagatttgtgTCCCGACCAAAACCTGTAAATGATGAACACTGTGAAACAAGGAAGGTTCAGGCCCATGGAACAAAATCCAGACTGGATTCAAGACAACTTTCATTACTTAGCCCAGAAGGCCCATCCATATCCACACATAGCTCAATTTCCACAGGTGGGCAAATGTGTGAACCCAGACAATACTCAACCTCCTCAGGAGTTTTGTCTCAATGTCAAGAAATTTCTACCTTCTCTAGGCTTTCTAAATTTAAGGAGAGCATATCTGTTCCTAGACAGCATATGTCTTCATCCAAACTAAAGCATTCTCACTCTTATAGCTCAGCACCAACTTATCCTAACAGTCCCACAAAAGCCCCATCAtcttctgcaaacacacagtcatcAGCAAGGAAACAAGTGACCAACGACTGGAACAAGAGCTTTTTTCCAACcaggagagacaaaaaaattagCCTGGTGACGGGGGAGGCCTGGAGAAACTCAAGCTGTGATTCAAGCAGAGAAGAAAGGCCTGGACCCGTTCACCATAATAGGGCACTTGGACGGCGGCACAGCTTGTACGAGTCTGCACCTCCCCTTATGAAGAAGACTAAGTTTGAAGCAATACAGCTGAGGAAAGCAATGACTCGGGACACCACAAAAGAGGAAGGTGTGTTCTTTTCAgatcttttaaaatggatttttgtATGTAAtaaattcatacatttttaa
- the LOC113142102 gene encoding microtubule-associated protein futsch-like isoform X8, which produces MMKVAATCTKNEDESPVVLTSVSGMTLDELKEKYSSLMTNCSLPPEAYKSPWLNINSNLDNIDKVPGVSWGLKCTMEQDRGDIGQKSHMAVGQDSVPGVTNVSEDFQTKSSSVVSKKIFDPTSTIENQDMNTKNKEGVEAQHCHSTCREVIEHIKLNTSVATSWEGVRKDLVSMCSQTDLKAVRLRNKVKNLQIKHLEEHSVNILKDPQYEDISDDPPNTDEESCFPPCSDYPQYEDISDDENSQMNLAVETPSLKRVREPNNRLSFENEDYGPVQGQAQMETEVISDEEAEKQVSLKTGTLNIAQQSSCPGFVETEDGLEHQAANISNTCGPSSFLMEDDNWVVIPISMSDLTFESEDGIHGDPEKVVLEEKETENKERQDNTSPMHSDLQCPDQKTATKFSVLEVFDTVESFRQAKTEQFCRRSGVASGGMPEMAEEPCISQNRRESYLESDDSCDTEDSCDYSSVSERNYLTVPRQLLRSATLNPEADDSECEKESEHEATNVQKVQNGSSSNFDCTQKAEDLLETKPISKPETVTQEISEKDDLIIIDSSDTDDEIEKHWQKGATRNRRFSSGSKDAESIDIVKDACSNPAYSAKMSKGLIETNDGCENVQHETSQQNISQKESVVILDSDTEDECAQKYRKTGVSSGVSSGSVGGGSARKCGHLNEVKGCSEHVQQKANKQTSSKRKSFHDSDSKKHISKKKTIAKPLSSASVSTGSALFDKQNRQSTETVNSFCGTANEMPNKKISVSSKDSPGKLPHTVNKEADSNPVVSRLFVGKGVQSSGCLELSKKSEDHRQGKAETLAPVSPTETGRNTDLCEKNASHLYKNRFVSRPKPVNDEHCETRKVQAHGTKSRLDSRQLSLLSPEGPSISTHSSISTGGQMCEPRQYSTSSGVLSQCQEISTFSRLSKFKESISVPRQHMSSSKLKHSHSYSSAPTYPNSPTKAPSSSANTQSSARKQVTNDWNKSFFPTRRDKKISLVTGEAWRNSSCDSSREERPGPVHHNRALGRRHSLYESAPPLMKKTKFEAIQLRKAMTRDTTKEEGVFFSDLLKWIFVCNKFIHF; this is translated from the coding sequence ATGATGAAAGTTGCTGCCACTTGCACAAAGAATGAAGACGAGAGTCCAGTGGTTCTCACGTCAGTGTCTGGAATGACCTTGGATGAGCTGAAAGAGAAGTACAGCAGCTTAATGACTAACTGCAGCTTGCCACCAGAAGCATACAAGTCTCCTTGGTTAAACATCAACAGTAATTTGGATAACATAGACAAAGTTCCTGGTGTTTCCTGGGGTCTCAAATGCACAATGGAGCAGGACAGAGGAGATATTGGTCAAAAATCGCACATGGCAGTTGGACAGGACAGTGTGCCAGGTGTTACTAATGTTTCAGAGGATTTTCAAACCAAGTCAAGTTCAGTGGtatctaaaaaaatatttgatccCACGTCTACCATTGAAAATCAAGATATGAATACAAAAAACAAGGAGGGCGTTGAAGCTCAACATTGCCATAGTACCTGTAGGGAAGTTATTGAACATATTAAGTTAAATACATCAGTTGCTACAAGTTGGGAAGGTGTGAGGAAGGATTTGGTTTCTATGTGTtcacaaactgatttaaagGCAGTACGGTTGcgaaacaaagtaaaaaatctGCAGATCAAACATCTTGAAGAACactctgtgaatattttaaaagatcCACAATACGAAGACATTTCTGATGACCCTCCAAACACAGATGAGGAATCATGCTTCCCACCATGCTCTGATTATCCCCAATATGAAGATATAAGTGATGATGAAAATTCACAGATGAATTTGGCTGTGGAGACTCCTTCACTTAAACGAGTACGTGAACCCAATAATAGGCTGTCTTTTGAAAACGAAGACTATGGACCTGTGCAGGGCCAGGCGCAAATGGAGACGGAAGTAATTTCAGATGAGGAAGCAGAGAAGCAGGTTTCATTGAAAACTGGAACATTGAATATAGCACAGCAGAGCTCTTGTCCAGGTTTTGTTGAAACTGAGGATGGTTTAGAACATCAAGCAGCGAATATCTCAAATACATGTGGTCCCTCGTCTTTCTTGATGGAGGATGATAACTGGGTTGTCATACCAATAAGCATGTCAGATCTTACATTTGAATCTGAAGATGGAATCCATGGCGACCCAGAAAAAGTTGTGCTAGaggaaaaagaaactgaaaataaagaaagacaAGATAACACAAGTCCAATGCACAGTGACTTACAGTGCCCAGATCAAAAAACAGCTACTAAGTTCTCTGTGTTAGAGGTGTTTGACACAGTTGAGAGCTTTCGACAAGCAAAAACTGAGCAGTTCTGTAGAAGGTCTGGAGTGGCATCAGGCGGGATGCCTGAAATGGCAGAAGAACCCTGTATATCTCAGAACAGGAGAGAGTCCTACTTGGAGTCAGACGATAGCTGTGACACTGAAGATAGTTGTGATTACTCTTCTGTATCAGAACGCAACTATTTAACAGTGCCCAGGCAGTTGTTGAGGTCAGCAACTCTAAACCCAGAAGCAGATGATTCTGAgtgtgaaaaagaaagtgaacaTGAGGCTACGAATGTGCAAAAAGTTCAAAACGGGAGCTCAAGCAATTTTGACTGTACACAAAAGGCGGAAGATCTGCTTGAAACCAAACCTATCTCAAAACCTGAGACTGTTACACAAGAGATCTCAGAAAAAGATGATCTAATAATTATTGATTCCTCTGACACAGACGATGAAATTGAGAAACACTGGCAAAAGGGGGCTACAAGAAACAGACGCTTTTCTTCAGGCTCTAAGGATGCAGAGTCTATCGATATAGTAAAGGATGCATGCTCTAACCCAGCATACAGTGCAAAAATGAGCAAGGGACTGATTGAAACCAATGATGGCTGTGAGAATGTTCAACATGAGACCAGCCagcaaaatatttcacaaaaagaaaGTGTAGTAATCCTCGACTCTGACACAGAGGATGAGTGTGCCCAAAAGTACAGAAAGACAGGGGTCTCCTCAGGGGTCTCCTCAGGGTCAGTGGGTGGTGGCAGTGCCAGAAAGTGTGGACATCTGAATGAAGTGAAAGGCTGCTCTGAGCATGTTCAACAAAAggccaacaaacaaacaagctcaAAAAGGAAAAGTTTCCATGATTCTGATTCTAAAAAACATATCAGCAAAAAGAAGACAATTGCAAAGCCTCTGTCATCAGCCTCAGTGAGCACTGGCAGTGCCTTGTTtgataaacaaaacagacaatcGACTGAAACTGTGAACAGTTTTTGTGGAACAGCCAATGAAATGCCCAACAAAAAAATTAGTGTGTCATCTAAAGACTCACCAGGGAAGCTGCCTCATACTGTAAACAAAGAGGCAGACTCAAACCCTGTGGTTTCTCGCCTTTTTGTTGGCAAAGGTGTCCAAAGTAGTGGTTGCTTGGAGCTTTCAAAAAAATCGGAAGATCACAGGCAGGGTAAAGCTGAAACTCTGGCTCCAGTCAGTCCCACAGAAACGGGAAGAAACACTGACCTCTGTGAAAAGAATGCATCACATTTGtacaaaaatagatttgtgTCCCGACCAAAACCTGTAAATGATGAACACTGTGAAACAAGGAAGGTTCAGGCCCATGGAACAAAATCCAGACTGGATTCAAGACAACTTTCATTACTTAGCCCAGAAGGCCCATCCATATCCACACATAGCTCAATTTCCACAGGTGGGCAAATGTGTGAACCCAGACAATACTCAACCTCCTCAGGAGTTTTGTCTCAATGTCAAGAAATTTCTACCTTCTCTAGGCTTTCTAAATTTAAGGAGAGCATATCTGTTCCTAGACAGCATATGTCTTCATCCAAACTAAAGCATTCTCACTCTTATAGCTCAGCACCAACTTATCCTAACAGTCCCACAAAAGCCCCATCAtcttctgcaaacacacagtcatcAGCAAGGAAACAAGTGACCAACGACTGGAACAAGAGCTTTTTTCCAACcaggagagacaaaaaaattagCCTGGTGACGGGGGAGGCCTGGAGAAACTCAAGCTGTGATTCAAGCAGAGAAGAAAGGCCTGGACCCGTTCACCATAATAGGGCACTTGGACGGCGGCACAGCTTGTACGAGTCTGCACCTCCCCTTATGAAGAAGACTAAGTTTGAAGCAATACAGCTGAGGAAAGCAATGACTCGGGACACCACAAAAGAGGAAGGTGTGTTCTTTTCAgatcttttaaaatggatttttgtATGTAAtaaattcatacatttttaa